Within Vallitalea okinawensis, the genomic segment ATTATTAAGGGATCATCACTTAAAATAAAGGCTCTATATTCTTCTGGCGCAACTAGAGCAGCCTTTATATATTTCCTAAAAGATTCTTTCATTTCTTTTTCTGGTTCATTCTCATTTCTCTCTATAGATTGAAGTGAAGTTAATATTCTTCGATATTCTTCACTGGTAAGTGTTTCTACGATTTCATTTTTATCCTTAAAGTAATGATAAATGATAGCAGGAGAATAATCGATAGCATTCGTAATTTTACGAATGGAAAGGCCTTTAACACCCTCTTGAGAAATTATTTTTCTTGCAGCATCCAAAATTTTAAGTTTAATTTCTTCCTGTTTACGTTTTTGTCGCTCTTTACTCAAACTAGTAACCAGCTTTCCCTTTTATTAAACACCGTTTAATAATTAAACAGTGTTTAATTCCATTGTATTTCTTT encodes:
- a CDS encoding TetR/AcrR family transcriptional regulator is translated as MSKERQKRKQEEIKLKILDAARKIISQEGVKGLSIRKITNAIDYSPAIIYHYFKDKNEIVETLTSEEYRRILTSLQSIERNENEPEKEMKESFRKYIKAALVAPEEYRAFILSDDPLIISKTSLLHQGVSKNSPTMGMLCENIQRGVRLGRYKPCDPELTAQILWTSVFGLVMKLIMEKDVPQVQIDRLIDHHFELVLNGLMSIDEE